The following coding sequences lie in one Mesorhizobium sp. DCY119 genomic window:
- a CDS encoding oligopeptide/dipeptide ABC transporter ATP-binding protein, with protein MQPDSAPLLSVDNLAVHFPIRAGVFQRQVGSVKAVDGVSFTLGRGETLSLVGESGCGKSTTGLALMGLVKPTGGTVHFDGQEIKSFGRAALKSYRKRMQIVFQDPFSSLNPRQRVRDIIRAPLDIHNVGTMEERRSTVTELMQRVGLRPDQADNFAHQFSGGQRQRIGIARALALKPDIIVCDEPVSALDVSVQAQILNLLSDLQRDLGVSYLAVSHDLGVVEYISHRVAVMYLGRIVEIAPKKRIFAAPVHPYTELLMSSAPSMDPRKRHKFSASNDDIPSATRKPSGCAFHTRCALATEVCRTVEPALTEREGGQLVACHNK; from the coding sequence ATGCAGCCTGATAGCGCCCCGCTTCTCAGCGTCGACAATCTCGCCGTCCATTTCCCTATCCGCGCCGGCGTGTTTCAGCGCCAGGTCGGTTCGGTCAAGGCGGTTGACGGTGTCAGCTTCACCCTTGGCCGTGGCGAAACGCTCAGCCTCGTGGGCGAAAGCGGCTGCGGCAAGTCAACGACCGGCCTTGCGCTCATGGGGCTGGTCAAGCCGACCGGCGGAACCGTGCATTTCGATGGCCAGGAGATCAAAAGCTTCGGTCGCGCGGCGCTCAAGAGCTACCGCAAGCGCATGCAGATCGTGTTCCAGGATCCGTTCTCCTCGCTCAACCCGCGCCAGCGCGTCCGCGATATCATCCGCGCCCCGCTCGACATCCACAATGTCGGAACCATGGAGGAGAGGCGCTCCACCGTCACTGAGCTCATGCAGCGGGTGGGCCTGCGCCCCGACCAAGCCGACAATTTCGCGCATCAGTTCTCGGGCGGTCAGCGCCAGCGTATCGGCATCGCCCGCGCGCTTGCGCTCAAGCCTGATATCATCGTCTGCGACGAGCCTGTCTCGGCACTCGACGTGTCCGTTCAGGCGCAGATCCTCAACCTGCTCAGCGATCTGCAACGTGACCTCGGCGTATCCTATCTCGCCGTGTCGCACGATCTTGGCGTCGTCGAATACATCTCCCACCGCGTGGCGGTGATGTATCTGGGGCGCATCGTCGAGATAGCTCCCAAGAAACGCATCTTTGCAGCGCCGGTCCATCCCTACACCGAACTGCTGATGAGCTCGGCGCCATCGATGGACCCGCGCAAGCGCCACAAGTTCAGCGCCAGCAATGACGACATCCCCAGCGCCACCCGCAAACCCTCCGGCTGCGCCTTCCACACCCGCTGCGCGCTGGCGACGGAAGTCTGCCGCACTGTCGAGCCGGCGCTGACCGAGCGGGAAGGCGGCCAGCTGGTCGCCTGCCACAACAAGTAA
- a CDS encoding ABC transporter ATP-binding protein, whose protein sequence is MSAAPNATTAPVLAVQDLEIRIRGANGSFAVVSDMNFSVHTGETLCIVGESGCGKSMTALSLLRLLPDAAEVASGKILIDGVDFLAMGQRQVEDMRGEQIAMIFQEPLTALNPVLRIGEQIAEAVRQHRNVSRKQAYERAIEALQLVQMPDPRRRAGQFPHELSGGMRQRAMIALALACDPKIIIADEPTTALDVTIQAQILGLISDLQKRLGTAQILITHDLGVVSEVADRVIVMYAGRKVEEASIYDLFDRPLHPYTIGLMGAVPRAGASSEEDDRLADISGTVPPLWDLPKGCAFAPRCPNASARCLEERPPFEEKRPGHWAACWEHADAA, encoded by the coding sequence ATGAGTGCTGCACCCAACGCGACAACAGCGCCGGTCCTCGCGGTCCAGGATCTCGAAATCCGGATTCGCGGGGCGAACGGTTCGTTCGCGGTCGTTTCCGACATGAACTTCTCGGTTCATACCGGCGAAACGCTGTGCATCGTCGGCGAAAGCGGCTGCGGCAAATCCATGACGGCGCTGTCGCTGCTGCGCCTGCTTCCCGATGCGGCGGAGGTGGCTTCCGGCAAGATCCTGATCGACGGCGTGGATTTCCTGGCAATGGGCCAGCGGCAGGTCGAGGATATGCGCGGTGAGCAGATCGCCATGATCTTCCAGGAGCCGCTGACGGCACTCAATCCGGTTCTCAGGATCGGCGAGCAGATTGCCGAAGCTGTGCGGCAGCATCGCAACGTTAGCCGCAAACAAGCCTATGAACGCGCCATCGAGGCGCTGCAACTGGTGCAGATGCCCGATCCGCGCCGCAGGGCAGGGCAGTTCCCGCACGAACTGTCGGGTGGCATGCGCCAGCGCGCCATGATCGCCCTGGCTCTGGCCTGCGATCCCAAGATCATCATCGCGGACGAACCCACGACGGCGCTCGACGTCACCATTCAGGCGCAGATATTGGGGCTGATTTCCGACCTGCAGAAGCGCCTAGGCACGGCGCAGATTTTGATCACGCACGATCTCGGCGTGGTTTCCGAAGTCGCCGACCGGGTGATCGTCATGTATGCCGGCCGCAAGGTCGAGGAAGCCAGCATCTACGATCTCTTCGACCGGCCGCTCCATCCCTATACGATCGGCCTGATGGGCGCCGTGCCGCGCGCGGGCGCGTCGAGCGAAGAAGACGACCGCCTCGCCGACATCTCCGGCACCGTGCCGCCGTTGTGGGATTTGCCCAAGGGTTGTGCCTTCGCGCCGCGTTGCCCGAATGCCTCTGCGCGCTGTCTCGAAGAACGTCCGCCATTCGAAGAAAAGCGCCCCGGCCATTGGGCCGCCTGCTGGGAGCACGCCGATGCAGCCTGA
- a CDS encoding succinylglutamate desuccinylase/aspartoacylase family protein, whose product MVKSINQLRPKFTTHADGSDAVLFMHELVGEQDGPTIGISASIHGNENTGSQAILELFRILMDTPLKGRILLLPVANPHAFAVNERFSTIDKVDLNRQFPGNPKGTYSQQLAHALTERFLNVIDVHIDLHSGTDRPTVDYVYIWNDEKLSRAFGSKLLYRPVDNKQGTVFGGTTKTVTIDTRNIPVAVIELGGGIVDQTPYLKRTVDGVLNMLRTAGAIPGDPWQNPKQIVVNELAGIRPTQAGWLEPLAPANGEVIKGGQLLGRVVSPYSFEVLEEIPTPFENGVMIMQHLTRNLVASGDYGFMVGNLEGATD is encoded by the coding sequence ATGGTCAAGTCGATTAACCAGCTTCGTCCGAAGTTCACCACCCACGCCGACGGCAGCGACGCCGTCCTGTTCATGCACGAACTGGTGGGCGAGCAGGATGGTCCCACCATCGGCATTTCGGCCTCGATCCACGGTAACGAGAACACCGGCTCGCAGGCTATCCTGGAGCTCTTCCGCATCCTCATGGACACGCCGCTCAAGGGCCGCATCCTGTTGCTGCCGGTCGCCAACCCTCATGCCTTTGCCGTCAACGAGCGCTTCTCCACCATCGACAAGGTTGACTTGAACCGCCAGTTCCCCGGCAATCCCAAGGGCACCTACAGCCAGCAACTGGCCCATGCGCTGACCGAGCGGTTTCTCAACGTCATTGACGTGCATATCGACCTTCATTCCGGCACCGACCGCCCGACCGTCGACTATGTCTATATCTGGAATGACGAGAAACTTTCGCGCGCCTTCGGCTCCAAGCTGCTCTATCGCCCGGTTGACAACAAGCAGGGCACCGTGTTCGGCGGCACCACCAAGACTGTGACCATCGACACGCGCAACATCCCGGTTGCCGTGATCGAGCTGGGCGGCGGCATCGTCGACCAGACGCCGTACCTGAAGCGCACGGTCGATGGCGTGCTCAACATGCTGCGCACCGCTGGAGCCATTCCGGGCGACCCGTGGCAGAACCCGAAGCAGATCGTGGTCAACGAACTGGCCGGCATTCGCCCGACCCAGGCAGGCTGGCTCGAACCGCTGGCTCCGGCCAATGGCGAGGTCATCAAGGGCGGCCAGCTGCTCGGCCGCGTCGTCAGCCCATACAGCTTCGAAGTGCTGGAGGAAATCCCGACACCCTTCGAAAACGGCGTGATGATCATGCAGCATTTGACGCGCAACCTCGTTGCCAGCGGCGACTATGGCTTCATGGTCGGCAACCTCGAAGGCGCGACCGACTGA
- the nikC gene encoding nickel transporter permease, whose translation MRIPKPLRNTSFVVGAVISLVVILCAVFAPYVATHGVEQMDMRNRFAGPSLDHWLGTDNFGRDLWSRTVFGARVSLTIAVISVFCSTLIGTVVGLVAGYFGGWVDQVLMRITDIFLGFPAIVLALAIVAVLGPGVLNVSIAIIVVAWTEYARVVRSTTLVLREQNYVQAARALGASPARILFREILPNALGPIIVLASLGLGTAIIAESALSFLGFGLPPPTPTWGWTLSYGTKFMRDAPWLSIIAGAAIMITVLGFNLLGDGLRDILDPRQLSRGEAKAGKAK comes from the coding sequence ATGCGCATCCCCAAACCCCTCAGGAACACGTCTTTCGTCGTCGGCGCGGTGATCTCGCTCGTCGTCATCCTGTGCGCCGTCTTTGCTCCCTATGTCGCAACCCATGGCGTCGAGCAGATGGATATGCGCAACCGCTTTGCCGGTCCGTCGCTTGATCATTGGCTCGGCACCGACAATTTCGGCCGCGATCTCTGGTCCCGCACCGTTTTCGGCGCGCGCGTGTCGCTGACCATCGCCGTGATCTCGGTGTTCTGTTCGACGCTCATCGGCACGGTGGTCGGTCTGGTCGCCGGCTATTTCGGCGGCTGGGTCGATCAGGTGTTGATGCGCATCACCGATATCTTCCTGGGCTTCCCGGCGATCGTGCTGGCGTTGGCCATTGTCGCGGTGCTCGGCCCCGGCGTGCTGAATGTCTCCATCGCCATCATCGTCGTCGCATGGACCGAATATGCCCGCGTCGTGCGCTCGACCACGCTGGTGTTGCGCGAGCAGAACTATGTGCAGGCGGCACGCGCACTCGGTGCCAGTCCGGCGCGCATTCTGTTCAGGGAAATCCTGCCCAACGCATTGGGGCCGATCATCGTGCTTGCCTCGCTGGGGCTTGGCACGGCCATCATCGCGGAATCGGCGCTGAGCTTCCTCGGTTTCGGCCTGCCGCCGCCCACGCCGACCTGGGGCTGGACGCTGTCTTACGGCACCAAGTTCATGCGCGATGCGCCCTGGCTCTCCATCATCGCCGGTGCGGCCATCATGATCACCGTGCTCGGCTTCAATCTCCTCGGCGACGGGCTGAGGGACATTCTCGATCCACGCCAGCTTTCGCGTGGCGAGGCAAAGGCCGGCAAGGCCAAATAA
- a CDS encoding ABC transporter permease, protein MIAYVVRRLLMLIPMAIGMVIVTFGLLLLIPGDPAAVLLGQDATPEAIVNLRNSLGLNDPWYIRLWDYFVALLHGDMGRSIFQNQPVSEIILGRLGPTIELAVVSLLLAAIIGLTLGVYAAIRQGSWVDTVTMLFAQIGVSMPVYWLGLLLMLLFAVKLGWLPAIGRGVPLHEALFAAFSGRPQVLWDSLSHIALPALALAANSAAIISRLVRASMLEVLREDFVRTAYAKGLRRHRVVVRHALRNALLPVLSVIGLRFGALLGGAVLTESIFAWPGLGQLTIAAISQRDLPLIQGIVLTFAIIFALVNLVVDLLYAAVDPRIRLS, encoded by the coding sequence ATGATCGCCTATGTAGTCCGCCGGCTGCTGATGCTGATCCCGATGGCCATCGGCATGGTCATCGTCACCTTTGGCCTGCTGCTGCTCATCCCCGGCGACCCGGCAGCCGTTCTTTTGGGACAGGACGCCACGCCGGAGGCCATCGTCAATCTGCGTAATAGCCTGGGCCTGAACGATCCCTGGTATATCCGCCTGTGGGACTATTTCGTCGCACTGCTGCATGGCGATATGGGCCGCTCCATCTTCCAGAACCAGCCAGTGTCGGAAATCATCCTCGGCCGCCTCGGTCCGACGATCGAACTCGCCGTCGTCTCTCTCCTGCTGGCCGCGATCATCGGGCTCACGCTTGGCGTCTATGCCGCGATCCGCCAGGGCTCGTGGGTCGACACCGTCACCATGCTTTTCGCCCAGATCGGCGTTTCGATGCCGGTCTACTGGCTCGGCCTGCTGCTGATGCTTCTGTTTGCGGTGAAGCTGGGTTGGCTGCCGGCGATCGGTCGGGGCGTGCCACTGCATGAGGCCTTGTTTGCCGCTTTCAGCGGCCGGCCGCAGGTGCTCTGGGATTCGCTTAGCCACATTGCCTTGCCGGCACTGGCGCTGGCCGCCAATTCGGCCGCCATCATTTCCCGGCTGGTGCGCGCATCGATGCTGGAAGTCCTGCGCGAGGATTTTGTTCGTACCGCCTACGCCAAGGGATTGCGCCGCCACCGTGTCGTCGTCCGCCATGCCCTGCGCAATGCGCTTCTGCCGGTGCTGAGCGTCATCGGCCTGCGCTTCGGGGCGCTGCTGGGTGGTGCGGTCCTGACCGAGAGCATCTTCGCCTGGCCGGGGCTTGGCCAGTTGACCATCGCGGCCATATCGCAACGCGACCTGCCGCTCATTCAGGGCATCGTGCTGACCTTCGCCATCATCTTTGCGCTGGTCAATCTGGTGGTCGATCTCCTCTACGCCGCGGTCGATCCGCGCATCCGCCTGAGCTGA
- a CDS encoding Xaa-Pro peptidase family protein, with amino-acid sequence MAFHQVLSHEYYAKVHADIRGHMEEAGIDLLLLDSNDDVIYTTGFSHYTTERPVVFAITRTGAFLLLPELERSHAAHQNIAAEPIVYFEFPGVDRPFSVLGRAFPDMKGTVAYSHAISLARVGQIEAAFPNAARVIPSDIVQKMRLIKYPEEIVLHREAARISDEMVTAGVGLIAEAMRKGGTLPSEIEIESFVSRHAMKIMHEDHADVMLVQGLASGLVYSGARSAFPHGMPTGNPVKRGESIILSLGCRVGGRAAESERTLFIGEPTAQQQDHYAVAFEAQRMATAALIAGHTCASADNLALAYIRDSGMSDYLLHRVGHGMGVMFHEPPWVEAGDQTILTPGMITSSEPAIFVPDFAGYRIADTVLITAEGPDSMTHYPRRIEDVVIG; translated from the coding sequence ATGGCCTTTCATCAAGTCCTCAGCCACGAATACTATGCCAAGGTGCATGCGGACATCCGCGGCCACATGGAGGAAGCCGGCATTGACCTGCTGCTGCTCGATTCCAACGACGATGTGATCTACACGACTGGCTTTTCGCACTACACGACCGAACGCCCCGTCGTCTTTGCCATCACCCGAACCGGCGCATTCCTGCTGTTGCCCGAACTCGAGCGCAGCCACGCCGCGCATCAGAACATTGCCGCCGAACCGATCGTCTATTTCGAGTTTCCGGGCGTCGACCGACCCTTCAGCGTTCTGGGCCGAGCTTTTCCCGACATGAAAGGCACGGTTGCCTACAGCCACGCCATTTCGCTGGCCCGTGTCGGGCAGATCGAGGCGGCCTTTCCCAATGCTGCCCGCGTGATCCCGTCCGACATCGTCCAGAAGATGCGGCTGATCAAATATCCCGAGGAGATCGTGCTGCACCGGGAAGCCGCGCGGATTTCCGACGAGATGGTCACTGCAGGCGTCGGCCTCATCGCTGAGGCCATGCGTAAGGGTGGCACGCTGCCGAGCGAAATCGAGATCGAATCCTTCGTTTCGCGCCATGCCATGAAGATCATGCATGAGGACCATGCCGACGTGATGCTGGTGCAAGGACTGGCGAGCGGGCTGGTCTATTCCGGGGCACGTTCCGCCTTTCCGCATGGCATGCCTACCGGCAATCCGGTGAAGCGCGGAGAAAGCATCATCCTGTCGCTCGGCTGCCGCGTCGGCGGACGTGCTGCCGAAAGCGAGCGGACTCTGTTCATCGGCGAGCCGACCGCGCAACAGCAGGACCACTATGCCGTCGCGTTCGAGGCTCAGCGGATGGCTACCGCTGCACTGATTGCCGGTCACACCTGTGCTTCCGCCGACAATCTGGCGCTGGCCTATATCCGCGACAGCGGCATGAGCGACTATCTGCTCCACCGCGTCGGCCACGGCATGGGCGTGATGTTCCACGAGCCGCCCTGGGTCGAGGCGGGCGACCAGACCATCCTGACGCCCGGCATGATCACCTCCAGTGAACCGGCGATCTTCGTGCCCGATTTTGCCGGATATCGCATCGCCGACACCGTCCTGATCACCGCGGAAGGGCCAGACTCCATGACCCATTATCCGCGCAGGATCGAAGACGTCGTGATCGGCTGA
- a CDS encoding ABC transporter substrate-binding protein produces the protein MKKLLLTTSAVLALALAAIQPSMAQDGKAIVIGTDVDAGTLDPRLARDTTAARVGDLIYAGLVHITPKLEPVPDLAESWENPDPQTFIFKLRPDLKFSDGSPLTADDVVFTYTTIIDPAFNAPQRALYSPIKAVEAVDPQTVKFTLSAPYAPLLSYLDIGIVPKKLVEGGADIALKPVGAGPMKLASWNRGSEIVLEANENYWRDAGKVEKATVKIIGDNSARAQAFEAGDLDVIQSPLSPQDIERLKADDRFGNVITAGLGVNYLNFNTKDPLLADPKMRQAFSMLVDQQTIVNDIYHGVDQVAHSIILPSSWAYSDKISQPGFDVQGAVALFNEMGWKDSNGDGILDKDGKPLEVTLSTHSEDPNRVQTIEFMQAMFQQAGVKADAKISDWPSFSTNYVQKSQHQIALLGWLNIVDPDRLMFAQLTTGGSTNWGGYSNPEVDKLLQAGRSTLDQAGRAKFYQDAATILAKDLPYFIVSAQGYQLFYSKKLGEVQATPRGNMRGLIGLAD, from the coding sequence ATGAAGAAACTTCTATTGACCACCAGTGCAGTTCTGGCTCTGGCGTTGGCTGCGATCCAGCCGTCGATGGCCCAGGATGGCAAAGCCATCGTCATCGGCACCGACGTCGATGCCGGCACCCTCGATCCGCGTCTTGCCCGCGATACCACGGCCGCCCGCGTCGGCGATCTTATCTATGCCGGTCTGGTCCACATCACGCCGAAGCTCGAGCCGGTGCCGGACCTTGCCGAGAGCTGGGAGAACCCGGATCCGCAGACCTTCATCTTCAAGCTGCGGCCCGATCTCAAATTCTCCGACGGTTCGCCGCTGACCGCCGACGATGTGGTCTTCACCTATACCACCATCATCGATCCGGCCTTCAATGCGCCGCAGCGTGCGCTGTACTCGCCGATCAAGGCTGTCGAAGCCGTCGATCCGCAGACCGTCAAGTTCACGCTGAGCGCGCCCTATGCGCCGCTGCTGAGCTATCTCGACATCGGCATCGTGCCCAAGAAGCTGGTCGAGGGTGGCGCGGACATCGCCCTCAAGCCGGTCGGCGCCGGCCCGATGAAGCTTGCCTCGTGGAACCGTGGCAGCGAGATCGTGCTTGAGGCCAACGAAAATTACTGGCGTGATGCCGGTAAAGTCGAAAAGGCCACCGTCAAGATCATCGGCGACAATTCTGCCCGCGCGCAGGCTTTCGAAGCCGGCGACCTGGACGTCATCCAGTCGCCGCTGTCGCCGCAGGATATCGAGCGGCTCAAGGCCGACGATCGCTTCGGCAATGTCATCACGGCCGGGCTGGGCGTGAACTATCTCAACTTCAACACCAAGGACCCGCTTCTGGCCGACCCGAAGATGCGCCAAGCCTTCTCGATGCTGGTGGACCAGCAGACGATCGTCAACGACATCTATCACGGCGTCGATCAGGTCGCGCATTCGATCATCCTGCCATCGTCCTGGGCCTATTCGGACAAGATTTCGCAGCCCGGTTTCGACGTGCAGGGCGCGGTCGCCCTGTTCAACGAGATGGGCTGGAAGGACAGCAACGGCGACGGCATCCTCGACAAGGACGGCAAGCCGCTGGAGGTGACGCTCTCCACCCACAGCGAAGACCCCAACCGCGTCCAGACCATCGAATTCATGCAGGCGATGTTCCAGCAGGCCGGCGTGAAGGCGGACGCCAAGATCAGCGACTGGCCGTCCTTCTCGACCAATTACGTGCAAAAGAGCCAGCACCAGATCGCACTGCTCGGCTGGCTCAACATCGTCGATCCCGACCGGCTGATGTTTGCCCAGCTGACGACGGGCGGCTCGACCAACTGGGGCGGCTACTCCAATCCGGAAGTCGACAAGCTCCTGCAGGCCGGGCGCTCGACGCTCGATCAGGCCGGACGCGCCAAATTTTACCAGGATGCAGCAACCATCCTGGCCAAGGACCTGCCTTACTTCATCGTCTCGGCGCAGGGCTACCAGCTGTTCTACTCGAAGAAGCTGGGCGAGGTGCAGGCGACGCCACGCGGCAACATGCGCGGGCTGATCGGGCTTGCCGATTGA
- a CDS encoding GntR family transcriptional regulator, translated as MFPIDASSIDKSLPVPVGTQLHGLLSYTLAFGDMPYGTKLQSVRQLAAELGIAPMTVSLVYQQLRDAGLIEMRQGLGAFTTRDPRMQSDDKLPINALRSDIEAIIAKAEALGVSPMALVSMINARAQLRRPGAALSIVFVCIFEGPGRDYVEQIRPKLGAGDTVQLVTLDSLSNPGPEREACIKADLVLTFLHREAEVRSLVGAANILSLRFIPSQRTRQNLAGLDPRARVAAVTHFQEYIAIMRPSVREFAPHVSDIRVTWSSAPDLREIIAGCDTVIYASGADHVADLVPTNVSCFEYRHAPDPGALENALIPHLAELRQMKIAQDAGSQPGAPSAMPVIA; from the coding sequence ATGTTTCCCATTGACGCCTCCAGTATCGACAAGTCGCTGCCCGTGCCGGTGGGCACGCAGCTCCATGGCCTGCTGAGCTATACGCTTGCCTTTGGCGACATGCCCTACGGCACCAAGCTGCAGTCCGTTCGCCAGCTCGCAGCCGAGCTCGGCATTGCGCCTATGACCGTCAGTCTGGTCTATCAGCAGCTGCGCGATGCGGGCCTGATCGAGATGCGCCAGGGGCTTGGTGCCTTCACCACCCGCGATCCGCGCATGCAGTCGGACGACAAGCTGCCGATCAACGCGCTGCGCAGCGACATCGAGGCGATCATTGCCAAGGCCGAGGCCCTGGGTGTGTCGCCGATGGCGCTGGTCTCGATGATCAACGCCCGCGCGCAGCTGCGTCGCCCGGGTGCCGCTCTGTCGATTGTCTTCGTCTGCATATTCGAGGGTCCGGGGCGCGACTATGTCGAGCAAATCCGCCCCAAGCTGGGCGCCGGCGATACCGTGCAGCTTGTGACGCTCGATAGTCTGAGCAATCCCGGCCCGGAGCGGGAAGCCTGCATAAAGGCCGATCTGGTCCTCACCTTTCTTCATCGCGAGGCAGAGGTGCGATCGCTGGTTGGCGCGGCCAACATATTGAGCCTTCGCTTTATCCCGTCGCAGCGCACCCGGCAGAACCTCGCAGGCCTCGATCCGCGCGCCCGCGTTGCCGCCGTCACCCATTTTCAGGAATACATCGCGATCATGCGTCCCAGCGTGCGCGAGTTCGCGCCGCATGTCTCGGATATCCGGGTGACATGGTCGTCCGCGCCGGATTTGCGCGAGATCATCGCCGGTTGCGACACTGTGATCTATGCCTCCGGCGCCGACCATGTCGCCGACCTGGTGCCGACCAATGTGTCCTGTTTCGAATACCGCCACGCGCCCGATCCGGGCGCGCTGGAAAATGCGCTGATCCCGCATCTCGCCGAGCTTCGGCAGATGAAGATCGCGCAGGACGCCGGCTCTCAGCCCGGCGCGCCATCGGCAATGCCGGTCATTGCCTGA
- a CDS encoding aldo/keto reductase produces the protein MEYINLGRTGLKVSRLALGCMTFGSPDWAPWVLDEAGSRPIIDKAVELGINFFDMADMYSLGAGEEVVGRVLAGQPRHKLVLATKLYNPMSNDPNDRGLSRKHIFEAVDGSLKRLGTDYIDLYQLHRFDYETPLEETLDALDDVVRIGKVRYLGASSMHAWQFMKALGMQRANGWAPFVSMQPHYNLMYREEEREMLPLCRSEGVGVIPWSPLARGRLAGRTGDAASSPRAQTDKTAGALYDRSREQDEAVIAAVRKVAERHGRPPAQIAYAWVASRPGITAPIVGISKLHQFDDAIAALEVKLSEEDVAAMEAPYQPKSVAGHQ, from the coding sequence GTGGAATATATCAACCTAGGTCGAACCGGCCTCAAAGTGTCGCGCCTGGCTTTGGGCTGCATGACTTTTGGTTCACCCGACTGGGCACCCTGGGTGCTGGACGAAGCCGGATCGCGACCGATCATCGACAAGGCGGTCGAACTGGGCATCAACTTCTTCGACATGGCCGACATGTATTCGCTGGGCGCAGGCGAAGAGGTGGTCGGCCGCGTGCTGGCAGGCCAGCCGCGTCACAAGCTCGTGCTGGCAACCAAGCTCTACAATCCGATGAGTAATGACCCCAACGACCGCGGCCTGTCGCGCAAGCACATCTTCGAGGCCGTCGATGGCAGCCTCAAGCGCCTTGGCACCGACTATATCGACCTCTATCAGCTGCACCGCTTCGACTACGAAACACCGCTGGAGGAGACGCTCGATGCGCTCGACGACGTCGTTCGTATCGGCAAGGTGCGCTATCTCGGCGCCTCGTCCATGCATGCCTGGCAGTTCATGAAGGCGCTCGGCATGCAGCGCGCCAATGGCTGGGCGCCTTTCGTGTCGATGCAGCCACACTACAATCTGATGTATCGCGAGGAAGAGCGCGAAATGCTGCCGCTGTGCCGCTCGGAGGGTGTCGGTGTCATCCCATGGAGCCCGCTTGCCCGCGGACGGCTTGCCGGACGGACCGGCGATGCGGCCAGCTCCCCGCGGGCGCAGACCGACAAGACGGCCGGCGCGCTTTACGATCGCTCGAGGGAGCAGGACGAGGCAGTGATCGCCGCCGTCCGCAAGGTTGCTGAGCGGCATGGCCGGCCGCCGGCGCAGATCGCCTACGCCTGGGTCGCCAGCCGGCCTGGCATCACCGCGCCCATCGTCGGCATCTCCAAGCTGCACCAGTTCGACGATGCCATCGCAGCACTGGAGGTGAAGCTGAGCGAGGAGGATGTCGCCGCGATGGAAGCGCCATACCAGCCAAAGTCCGTCGCCGGCCACCAATAG
- a CDS encoding DUF982 domain-containing protein, with protein sequence MIAHKFDQPLSIFVGLGFPRDVETVLDAYDILLEWNGIPDLDYHGALEVCRKAINGERTAADVREAFENFARNKGILSEEALDRAASSLAREWGRLSA encoded by the coding sequence ATGATCGCTCACAAATTCGACCAGCCGCTGTCAATCTTCGTCGGCCTTGGCTTTCCCCGTGACGTCGAAACCGTATTGGACGCCTACGATATCCTGCTCGAATGGAACGGCATTCCCGACCTCGACTATCACGGTGCTCTTGAGGTTTGCCGCAAGGCCATCAATGGCGAGAGAACCGCGGCAGATGTGCGCGAGGCGTTCGAAAACTTCGCGCGCAACAAAGGTATCCTTTCAGAGGAAGCGCTCGATCGCGCTGCCAGCAGCCTTGCCCGCGAATGGGGACGACTGAGCGCCTGA